In a single window of the Zea mays cultivar B73 chromosome 5, Zm-B73-REFERENCE-NAM-5.0, whole genome shotgun sequence genome:
- the LOC100381465 gene encoding serine/threonine-protein phosphatase BSL2 homolog isoform X3 — protein sequence MDVDSRMTTESDSDSDAAAAAAAHGGSAGGSGSGSETSSSSAPSTPGTPGTPGAAGPRPAPGYTVVNAVIDKKEDGPGCRCGHTLTAVPAVGEDGTPGYIGPRLILFGGATALEGNSATPPSSAGSAGIRLAGATADVHCYDVSSNKWSRLTPLGEPPSPRAAHVATAVGTMVVIQGGIGPAGLSAEDLHVLDLTQQRARWHRVVVQGPGPGPRYGHVMALVGQRFLLSIGGNDGKRPLADVWALDTAAKPYEWRKLEPEGEGPPPCMYATASARSDGLLLLCGGRDANSVPLSSAYGLAKHRDGRWEWAIAPGVSPSPRYQHAAVFVNARLHVSGGALGGGRMVEDSSSVAGVLLDDLLVAEDLAAAETTNAANHAAASAAATNLQVGRAPGKYAYNDERTRQTTMESGPDGTVVLGTPVAPPVNGDIYTDISPENAVMQGQRRLSKGVDYLVEASAAEAEAISATLAAVKARQVNGELEQLPDKEQSPDFTSTSKHSSLIKPDSALSNNMAAPPGVRLHHRAVVVAAETGGALGGMVRQLSIDQFENEGRRVSYGTPENATAARKLLDRQMSINSIPKKVIASLLKPRGWKPPVRRQFFLDCNEIADLCDSAERIFSSEPSVLQLKAPVKIFGDLHGQFGDLMRLFDEYGAPSTAGDIAYIDYLFLGDYVDRGQHSLETITLLLALKVEYPQNVHLIRGNHEAADINALFGFRIECIERMGERDGIWTWHRMNRLFNWLPLAALIEKKIICMHGGIGRSINHVEQIENLQRPITMEAGSVVLMDLLWSDPTENDSVEGLRPNARGPGLVTFGPDRVMEFCNNNDLQLIVRAHECVMDGFERFAQGHLITLFSATNYCGTANNAGAILVLGRDLVVVPKLIHPLPPAITSPEASPDHIEDTWMQELNANRPPTPTRGRPQAVANERGSLAWI from the exons ATGGACGTGGACTCGCGCATGACGACGGAGTCCGACTCCGACTCcgacgcggcggccgccgcggccGCTCACGGGGGCAGCGCCGGAGGCTCGGGGTCCGGGAGCGAGACCTCCTCGTCGTCCGCGCCATCGACGCCCGGGACACCTGGGACGCCCGGCGCTGCGGGACCGAGGCCAGCGCCCGGGTACACGGTGGTGAACGCGGTGATCGATAAGAAGGAGGACGGACCAGGGTGCCGATGCGGGCACACGCTGACGGCGGTGCCGGCTGTCGGGGAGGACGGCACGCCCGGATACATCGGACCGCGGTTGATCCTGTTTGGTGGGGCCACCGCGCTCGAAGGGAACTCTGCCACCCCACCCTCTTCGGCCGGGAGCGCGGGGATCC GTCTTGCTGGTGCCACAGCAGATGTCCATTGTTATGACGTGTCATCGAACAAGTGGAGCAG GCTTACCCCACTtggcgagcctccttcaccaagaGCTGCACATGTAGCAACTGCGGTTGGAACCATGGTGGTCATTCAG GGTGGAATTGGTCCTGCTGGTTTATCCGCAGAGGATCTTCATGTTCTAGACCTTACACAGCAACGGGCACGATGGCACAG AGTTGTGGTTCAAGGACCTGGTCCAGGTCCACGATATGGTCATGTGATGGCCTTGGTTGGGCAGAGATTTTTGTTGAGTATTGGTGGAAATGACG GGAAGCGGCCTCTGGCGGACGTATGGGCCCTTGATACTGCAGCTAAGCCATATGAATGGAGGAAACTTGAACCAGAAGGTGAAGGACCACCTCCATGCAT GTATGCCACTGCAAGTGCACGCTCTGATGGACTTCTCTTACTTTGTGGCGGGAGGGATGCAAATAGCGTG CCCTTATCAAGTGCATATGGTCTTGCAAAACATAGAGATGGGCGCTGGGAGTGGGCAATTGCCCCCGGTGTCTCTCCATCACCCAGATACCAACATGCAGCT GTTTTTGTGAATGCACGTCTTCATGTGTCAGGAGGTGCTCTTGGAGGCGGGCGGATGGTGGAAGACTCCTCAAGTGTTGCAG GGGTACTTCTGGATGACCTTCTTGTGGCTGAGGATCTTGCTGCTGCTGAAACAACAAATGCTGCTAATCATGCAGCAGCAAGTGCAGCTGCCACAAACTTGCAAGTGGGACGAGCACCGGGGAAGTATGCGTACAATGACGAACGAACAAGACAAACAACTATGGAATCAGGTCCTGATGGAACTGTAGTTCTTGGGACTCCAGTTGCACCTCCTGTTAATGGAGACATCTATACTGATATCAGTCCTGAGAATGCTGTGATGCAAGGACAGAG GAGATTAAGCAAAGGCGTGGATTACTTGGTTGAAGCATCAGCAGCAGAGGCGGAGGCAATCAGTGCTACATTAGCTGCTGTGAAGGCCAGGCAGGTTAATGGTGAGTTGGAGCAGTTGCCAGACAAGGAGCAATCTCCAGACTTTACATCAACCAGCAAACATTCAAGCCTCATCAAACCGGACAGTGCTCTTTCTAACAACATGGCAGCTCCACCTGGGGTTCGGTTGCACCATAGAGCT GTTGTGGTGGCTGCTGAAACTGGAGGTGCCCTAGGTGGCATGGTCAGGCAGCTATCAATTGACCAATTTGAAAATGAAGGGAGAAGAGTCAGCTATGGAACCCCAGAGAACGCAACTGCAGCAAGAAAGCTACTAGATAGACAAATGTCTATTAATAGTATTCCTAAAAAG GTAATTGCATCTCTGTTGAAACCTCGTGGCTGGAAACCCCCTGTCCGGAGGCAGTTCTTCTTGGATTGCAATGAAATTGCAGACCTATGTGACAGTGCTGAGCGAATATTTTCAAGTGAACCAAGTGTTTTGCAGCTTAAAGCTCCTGTTAAGATATTTGGAGATTTACACGGACAATTTGGAGATCTGATGAGGTTATTTGATGAATATGGTGCTCCTTCGACTGCAGGTGACATTGC TTACATTGATTATCTATTCTTGGGGGATTATGTAGATCGCGGCCAGCATAGTTTAGAAACTATCACTCTTCTTCTTGCATTGAAG GTTGAATATCCTCAAAATGTACATTTGATTCGAGGAAATCACGAAGCTGCAGATATCAATGCTTTGTTTGGTTTCCGAATAGAGTGTATAGAACGAATG GGCGAAAGAGATGGTATCTGGACATGGCATCGAATGAATAGGCTATTTAATTGGCTTCCTTTGGCTGCGCTTATAGAAAAGAAAATCATCTGTATGCATGGTGGCATCGGTCGGTCAATCAACCATGTCGAGCAAATTGAGAATCTTCAAAGGCCAATTACAATGGAAGCTGGCTCGGTTGTTCTCATGGATCTTCTATG GTCTGATCCAACAGAGAATGACAGTGTTGAAGGACTGAGGCCCAATGCCCGGGGTCCTGGTCTTGTTACATTTGGG CCTGATCGGGTTATGGAGTTCTGCAACAACAATGATCTTCAGTTAATTGTACGAGCACATGAGTGTGTGATGGATGGCTTTGAACGCTTTGCCCAAGGTCATCTGATCACTCTTTTCTCCGCAACAAATTATTGTG GTACTGCAAATAATGCAGGTGCGATCTTGGTTTTGGGTAGAGATCTTGTGGTTGTGCCAAAACTAATCCATCCTTTGCCCCCTGCAATTACATCACCTGAAGCGTCGCCGGATCATATTGAGGACACATGGATGCAG GAGCTAAATGCTAACAGACCACCAACTCCGACCAGGGGGCGTCCCCAAGCAGTAGCTAATGAACGGGGCTCTCTCGCCTGGATATAG